From one Burkholderia pyrrocinia genomic stretch:
- a CDS encoding (2Fe-2S)-binding protein has protein sequence MVTLNINGETRTVDAPDDMPLLWVLRDVVGLTGTKFGCGIAQCGACTVHLDGVAARSCVLPVAAVAGRKITTIEAVGATPAGHKVQQAWRELDVVQCGYCQSGQVMAATALIASNPDPSDADIDAAMAGNICRCGTYNRIRAAVKQAAKGA, from the coding sequence ATGGTCACCCTCAACATCAACGGCGAAACCCGCACGGTCGACGCCCCCGACGACATGCCCTTGCTCTGGGTGCTGCGCGACGTCGTCGGCCTCACCGGCACGAAGTTCGGCTGCGGGATCGCGCAATGCGGCGCGTGCACCGTGCATCTCGACGGCGTCGCCGCGCGCTCGTGCGTGCTGCCGGTCGCGGCCGTCGCGGGCCGCAAGATCACGACGATCGAAGCCGTCGGCGCGACGCCGGCCGGTCACAAGGTGCAGCAGGCGTGGCGCGAGCTCGACGTCGTCCAGTGCGGCTACTGCCAGTCGGGGCAGGTGATGGCGGCCACCGCGCTGATCGCGTCGAACCCGGACCCGAGCGACGCCGACATCGACGCGGCGATGGCCGGCAACATCTGCCGCTGCGGCACGTACAACCGGATTCGCGCGGCGGTCAAGCAGGCCGCGAAGGGGGCGTGA
- a CDS encoding NADP-dependent oxidoreductase produces MPQSKTANRQILLTSRPVGAPTPGNFRTESGDVPTPGAGQVLLRTVWLSLDPYMRGRMSDAPSYAPPVELGHVMVGGTVSRVVSSNLPAFREGDLVVAGAGWQDYALSDGRDLIPLGRDFAHPSYALGVLGMPGFTAYTGLLKIGEPKAGETVVVAAASGAVGSVVGQIAKLKGCRVIGVAGGADKCAYVTDTLGFDACVDHRDPAFAAKLKDACPNGIDVYFENVGGEVFDAVWPLLNDHARVPVCGIIAHYNDTALPAGPDRLPALVSTILRKRIRMQGFIILDHYATGYAPFLKEMSEWVAQGKVKTLEDVVPDLADAPEALIGLLAGKNFGKVVVRVGPDELA; encoded by the coding sequence ATGCCGCAAAGCAAGACCGCAAATCGCCAGATCCTCCTGACTTCGCGCCCGGTCGGCGCACCGACGCCCGGCAACTTCCGCACCGAGTCCGGCGACGTGCCCACGCCCGGCGCCGGCCAGGTGCTGCTGCGCACGGTCTGGTTGTCGCTCGACCCGTACATGCGCGGCCGGATGAGCGACGCGCCGTCCTATGCCCCGCCGGTCGAACTCGGCCACGTGATGGTCGGCGGCACGGTCAGCCGCGTCGTGTCGTCGAACCTGCCCGCGTTCCGCGAAGGCGATCTCGTCGTCGCGGGCGCCGGCTGGCAGGACTATGCGCTGTCCGACGGCCGCGACCTGATTCCGCTCGGCCGCGACTTCGCGCATCCGTCGTACGCGCTCGGCGTGCTCGGCATGCCGGGCTTCACCGCATACACCGGGCTGCTGAAGATCGGCGAGCCGAAGGCCGGCGAAACCGTGGTCGTCGCGGCAGCCAGCGGCGCGGTCGGCTCGGTCGTCGGCCAGATCGCGAAGCTGAAGGGCTGTCGCGTGATCGGCGTCGCGGGCGGCGCCGACAAGTGCGCGTACGTGACCGACACGCTCGGCTTCGACGCGTGCGTCGACCACCGCGATCCGGCGTTTGCCGCGAAGCTGAAGGACGCGTGCCCGAACGGCATCGACGTCTATTTCGAGAACGTCGGCGGCGAGGTATTCGACGCCGTGTGGCCGCTGCTCAACGATCACGCACGCGTGCCGGTGTGCGGGATCATCGCGCATTACAACGACACCGCATTGCCAGCCGGCCCCGACCGCCTGCCGGCGCTGGTGTCGACGATCCTGCGCAAGCGCATCCGCATGCAGGGGTTCATCATCCTCGATCACTATGCGACCGGTTATGCGCCGTTCCTGAAGGAGATGAGCGAGTGGGTCGCGCAGGGCAAGGTGAAGACGCTGGAAGACGTCGTCCCCGACCTGGCCGACGCACCTGAAGCGCTGATCGGCCTGCTGGCCGGCAAGAACTTCGGCAAGGTCGTCGTGCGCGTGGGCCCGGACGAACTGGCCTGA
- a CDS encoding DNA-binding protein produces MSDLAADEPRLTAEIERLKADFPKTRELYREACALLFFRFGITPTANRLYQLVRKGSMSTPTAVLGEFWAELREKSRVRIEHPDLPADLQTAAGELVAALWNRSSNDAATALDALRAEVEAERTTAKAEVATLQAELARTETALEQRTAALLAAQVRIQELEQARAADDASRRALQAEIERLKADNAEGDRALAQARADFTTQLDRLRDDAGRAEERLRASEKRALQEIDRERLAAARLQKELDATASRAEQRDAQQRNDVAALQAQLGDALHRCGVLQGQLDGAQATDAARVEELDALRREMAVLARRAPLRGAKTAPAAQRSERRERTRKRADDAPR; encoded by the coding sequence ATGTCCGATCTCGCCGCTGACGAACCCCGCCTGACCGCCGAAATCGAGCGCCTCAAGGCCGACTTCCCGAAAACCCGCGAGCTGTATCGCGAGGCCTGCGCGCTGCTGTTCTTCCGATTCGGCATCACGCCCACCGCGAACCGCCTGTACCAGCTCGTCCGCAAGGGCAGCATGAGCACGCCGACGGCCGTCCTCGGCGAGTTCTGGGCCGAACTGCGGGAAAAGAGTCGCGTGCGGATCGAACATCCCGACCTGCCGGCCGATCTGCAGACGGCAGCCGGCGAGCTGGTCGCGGCGTTGTGGAATCGGTCGAGCAACGACGCGGCAACAGCGCTCGATGCACTGCGCGCGGAAGTCGAAGCCGAACGGACGACGGCGAAGGCGGAAGTTGCGACGCTGCAAGCCGAGCTGGCCCGCACCGAAACCGCGCTCGAGCAACGCACGGCCGCGCTGCTGGCTGCGCAGGTGCGCATCCAGGAACTGGAGCAGGCGAGGGCAGCCGACGACGCATCGCGGCGCGCGCTGCAAGCGGAGATCGAACGCCTGAAGGCAGACAACGCGGAAGGCGACCGCGCACTCGCGCAGGCGCGCGCGGATTTCACGACCCAGCTCGATCGGCTGCGCGACGACGCGGGCCGGGCCGAGGAACGCTTGCGCGCATCGGAAAAGCGGGCGCTTCAGGAGATCGATCGCGAGCGGCTCGCGGCCGCGCGGCTGCAAAAGGAACTCGACGCGACAGCATCGCGCGCCGAGCAGCGCGATGCGCAGCAGCGGAACGATGTCGCGGCACTGCAGGCACAACTCGGCGATGCGCTGCATCGATGCGGGGTGCTTCAAGGGCAGCTCGACGGCGCGCAGGCGACCGATGCGGCGCGCGTCGAAGAGCTCGATGCGTTGAGGCGGGAGATGGCGGTGCTTGCACGGCGGGCACCGCTGCGCGGCGCCAAGACGGCTCCCGCCGCGCAGCGAAGCGAGCGGCGGGAGCGCACAAGAAAGCGCGCCGACGACGCGCCGCGCTGA
- a CDS encoding xanthine dehydrogenase family protein molybdopterin-binding subunit, translating to MSRGLIEAGRAGAGVSRRSFLKLGMTLGAAAGGGLLLGFSLPAAGDDTRRSVIGGDGDETARAGVFAPNAFVQIDRSGKVTLVMPKVEMGQGVYTALPMLIAEELEVPLSSVTLDHAPPNEKLFLDPLLGGQLTGGSTSVRYAWEPLRRAGATARTLLVAAAAKQWNVDPATCRAANGEVQHPPSGRRASYGQLADAAAKLPVPKDVALKKPEDFKLIGTPAKRLDSPEKVDGTAQFGLDVRLPGMLYAVIVNSPVFGGTVASVDDTAAKKIPGVRQVVRADNAVAVVGDHTWAAKRGASALVVKWNEGADAKVSMKDIVADLAQAAANGKGAVARKDGDVGKAFAGAKTRIDAVYEQPFLAHATMEPVNCTVHVRSDGCEIWVGTQVPTRAVDTVQRLTSFPPDKIVVHNHLLGGGFGRRLETDMIGQAVKIAKQVNAPVKVIWTREEDIQHDMYRPYYYDRISAGLDANGKPVAWQHRIVGSSILARFAPPAFKDGVDPDAVEVATDLPYDLPNQLIDYVRQEPRHVPTAFWRGVGPTRSTFVVESFIDELAAQARTDPVQYRRALLGKTPRARNVLDVATKAAGWGPSLPKGQGRGVSVMHAFGSFFSIVIDVAVDDGEVQVKRVVCAVDCGMVVNPNTIEAQVQGGIIFGITGALYGEITIEDGRVTQSNFTDYRMLRINETPPIEVHLVKSGEAPGGIGEPGTAATAAALSNAIFAATGKRLRKLPVGNQLKTV from the coding sequence ATGTCGCGAGGACTGATCGAAGCAGGCCGGGCCGGCGCGGGCGTGTCGCGGCGGTCGTTTCTCAAACTCGGCATGACGCTCGGCGCGGCGGCGGGCGGCGGCTTGCTGCTCGGCTTCAGCCTGCCGGCGGCAGGCGACGACACGCGCCGTTCGGTGATCGGCGGCGACGGCGATGAAACCGCGCGCGCCGGCGTGTTCGCGCCGAACGCGTTCGTGCAGATCGACCGCAGCGGCAAGGTCACGCTGGTGATGCCGAAGGTCGAGATGGGGCAAGGTGTCTATACGGCGCTGCCGATGCTGATCGCCGAGGAACTCGAAGTGCCGCTGTCGAGCGTGACGCTCGATCATGCGCCGCCGAACGAGAAGCTGTTCCTCGATCCGCTGCTCGGCGGCCAGCTCACCGGCGGTTCGACGTCGGTGCGCTACGCATGGGAACCGCTGCGCCGCGCGGGCGCAACGGCGCGCACGCTGCTGGTCGCGGCGGCCGCGAAGCAATGGAATGTCGATCCGGCAACCTGCCGCGCGGCGAACGGCGAAGTGCAGCACCCGCCGAGCGGCCGGCGCGCGTCGTACGGCCAGTTGGCCGACGCAGCGGCGAAGCTGCCGGTGCCGAAGGACGTCGCGCTGAAGAAGCCGGAGGATTTCAAGCTGATCGGCACGCCCGCGAAGCGCCTCGATTCACCGGAGAAAGTCGACGGCACCGCGCAGTTCGGGCTCGACGTGCGCCTGCCCGGCATGCTGTACGCGGTGATCGTGAACAGCCCGGTGTTCGGCGGCACGGTTGCAAGCGTCGACGATACCGCCGCGAAGAAGATTCCCGGCGTGCGCCAGGTCGTGCGCGCCGACAACGCGGTCGCGGTGGTCGGCGATCACACGTGGGCCGCGAAGCGCGGCGCGTCGGCGCTCGTCGTGAAGTGGAACGAAGGCGCGGACGCGAAGGTGTCGATGAAGGACATCGTCGCCGATCTCGCGCAGGCCGCGGCGAACGGCAAGGGCGCGGTCGCGCGCAAGGACGGCGACGTCGGCAAGGCGTTCGCTGGCGCGAAGACGCGCATCGACGCCGTCTACGAACAGCCGTTCCTCGCGCACGCGACGATGGAGCCCGTGAACTGCACGGTGCACGTGCGCAGCGACGGCTGCGAAATCTGGGTCGGCACGCAGGTGCCGACGCGCGCGGTCGACACCGTGCAGCGGCTCACGAGCTTTCCGCCGGACAAGATCGTCGTGCACAACCATCTGCTCGGCGGCGGTTTCGGCCGGCGGCTCGAGACGGACATGATCGGCCAGGCCGTGAAGATCGCCAAACAAGTCAACGCGCCCGTGAAAGTCATCTGGACGCGCGAGGAGGACATCCAGCACGACATGTACCGGCCGTACTACTACGACCGGATCTCGGCCGGACTCGACGCGAACGGCAAGCCGGTCGCGTGGCAGCACCGGATCGTCGGCTCGTCGATCCTCGCGCGCTTCGCGCCGCCCGCATTCAAGGACGGCGTCGATCCCGACGCGGTCGAAGTCGCAACCGACCTGCCGTACGACCTGCCGAACCAGTTGATCGATTACGTGCGGCAGGAGCCGCGCCACGTGCCGACCGCGTTCTGGCGCGGCGTCGGGCCGACGCGCAGCACCTTCGTCGTCGAGAGCTTCATCGACGAGCTGGCCGCGCAGGCCAGGACCGACCCCGTGCAATACCGCCGCGCGCTGCTCGGCAAGACGCCGCGCGCGCGCAACGTGCTCGACGTCGCGACCAAGGCGGCCGGCTGGGGCCCGTCGCTGCCAAAGGGGCAAGGGCGCGGCGTGTCGGTGATGCACGCGTTCGGCAGCTTCTTCTCGATCGTCATCGACGTCGCGGTGGACGATGGCGAGGTGCAGGTCAAGCGCGTCGTGTGCGCAGTCGACTGCGGGATGGTCGTCAACCCGAACACGATCGAGGCGCAGGTACAGGGCGGCATCATTTTCGGGATCACGGGCGCGCTGTACGGCGAGATCACGATCGAGGACGGCCGCGTGACGCAGAGCAACTTCACCGACTACCGGATGCTGCGGATCAACGAGACGCCGCCGATCGAGGTACACCTGGTGAAGAGCGGCGAAGCGCCGGGCGGGATCGGCGAACCGGGCACGGCCGCGACCGCGGCGGCGCTGTCGAACGCGATTTTCGCGGCAACCGGCAAGCGGCTGCGCAAGCTGCCGGTCGGCAACCAGTTGAAGACGGTCTGA
- a CDS encoding putative quinol monooxygenase: MALHVIASLFLKPEHAQAAEAELRSMVVKTRAEPGNRRYDLFREQDGSPNLHLYEIYDDQAAFDAHLASPYFGEFRTKSADWFTAPPVIKVLSGVDVAE; the protein is encoded by the coding sequence ATGGCGCTTCACGTGATTGCTTCGCTGTTCCTGAAACCCGAACACGCGCAGGCCGCCGAGGCCGAACTGCGCAGCATGGTCGTCAAGACGCGCGCCGAACCGGGCAACCGGCGCTATGACCTGTTCCGCGAGCAGGACGGCTCGCCGAACCTGCACCTGTACGAGATCTACGACGACCAGGCCGCATTCGACGCGCACCTCGCCAGCCCGTATTTCGGCGAATTCCGCACGAAGTCGGCCGACTGGTTCACGGCACCGCCGGTCATCAAGGTGCTGTCGGGCGTCGACGTGGCCGAGTAA
- a CDS encoding NAD-dependent succinate-semialdehyde dehydrogenase, producing MANVTYTDTQLLIDGEWVDAASGKTIDVVNPATGKTIGKVAHAGIADLDRALAAAQRGFEAWRKVPANERAATMRKAAALVRERADAIAQLMTQEQGKPLTEARVEVLSAADIIEWFADEGRRVYGRIVPPRNLGAQQTVVKEPVGPVAAFTPWNFPVNQVVRKLSAALATGCSFLVKAPEETPASPAALLRAFVDAGVPAGVIGLVYGDPAEISSYLIPHPVIRKVTFTGSTPVGKQLAALAGQHMKRATMELGGHAPVIVAEDADVALAVKAAGGAKFRNAGQVCISPTRFLVHNSIRDEFTRALVKHAESLKVGNGLEEGTTLGALANPRRLTAMASVVDNARKVGASIETGGERIGSEGNFFAPTVIANVPLDADVFNNEPFGPVAAIRGFDKLEDAIAEANRLPFGLAGYAFTRSFANVHLLTQRLEVGMLWINQPATPWPEMPFGGVKDSGYGSEGGPEALEPYLVTKSVTVMAV from the coding sequence ATGGCTAACGTGACTTATACGGATACGCAGCTGCTGATCGACGGCGAGTGGGTCGACGCCGCGAGCGGCAAGACGATCGACGTCGTGAACCCGGCGACCGGCAAGACGATCGGCAAGGTGGCCCACGCGGGCATCGCCGATCTCGACCGCGCGCTCGCCGCCGCACAGCGCGGCTTCGAAGCATGGCGCAAGGTGCCCGCGAATGAACGCGCTGCAACGATGCGCAAGGCGGCCGCGCTGGTGCGCGAGCGCGCCGACGCGATCGCTCAGTTGATGACGCAGGAACAGGGCAAGCCGCTCACCGAGGCACGCGTCGAAGTGCTGTCGGCGGCCGACATCATCGAATGGTTCGCGGACGAAGGCCGCCGCGTGTACGGCCGGATCGTGCCGCCGCGCAACCTCGGCGCGCAGCAGACGGTCGTCAAGGAGCCGGTCGGCCCGGTCGCGGCGTTCACGCCGTGGAATTTCCCGGTCAACCAGGTCGTGCGCAAGCTGAGCGCCGCGCTCGCGACCGGCTGCTCGTTCCTCGTGAAGGCGCCGGAGGAAACCCCCGCATCGCCGGCCGCGCTGCTGCGCGCGTTCGTCGACGCAGGCGTGCCGGCCGGCGTGATCGGCCTCGTGTACGGCGATCCGGCCGAAATCTCGTCGTACCTGATCCCGCACCCGGTGATCCGCAAGGTCACGTTCACGGGTTCGACGCCGGTCGGCAAGCAGCTCGCCGCGCTCGCGGGCCAGCACATGAAGCGCGCGACGATGGAGCTGGGCGGGCACGCGCCGGTGATCGTCGCTGAAGACGCCGACGTCGCGCTCGCCGTGAAGGCCGCCGGCGGCGCGAAGTTCCGCAACGCGGGGCAGGTCTGCATTTCGCCGACGCGCTTCCTCGTGCACAACAGCATCCGCGACGAATTCACGCGCGCGCTGGTCAAGCATGCCGAAAGCCTGAAGGTCGGCAACGGCCTCGAGGAAGGCACGACGCTCGGCGCACTCGCGAACCCGCGCCGCCTGACCGCGATGGCATCGGTCGTCGACAACGCGCGCAAGGTCGGCGCGAGCATCGAGACGGGCGGCGAGCGGATCGGCTCGGAAGGCAACTTCTTCGCGCCGACGGTGATCGCGAACGTGCCGCTCGACGCGGACGTGTTCAACAACGAGCCGTTCGGCCCGGTCGCGGCGATTCGCGGCTTCGACAAGCTCGAAGACGCGATCGCGGAAGCGAACCGTCTGCCGTTCGGGCTGGCCGGCTATGCGTTCACGCGTTCGTTCGCGAACGTGCACCTGCTCACGCAGCGCCTTGAAGTCGGGATGCTGTGGATCAACCAGCCGGCGACGCCGTGGCCGGAAATGCCGTTCGGCGGCGTGAAGGATTCGGGCTACGGGTCGGAAGGCGGGCCGGAAGCGCTCGAGCCGTACCTCGTCACAAAGTCGGTGACGGTGATGGCGGTTTGA
- a CDS encoding TetR/AcrR family transcriptional regulator: protein MNASSGAEVRQHILNIAKPIMLHKGFSAVGLNEILAAAGIPKGSFYHYFGSKEAFGEALLEAYFEGYLAHLDNLLKHQAGTGAERLMTYWGNWLHTQCADDPEGKCLAVKLGAEVSDLSEAMRAVLRHGTSQIIERLAGGIEAGLADGSLRAVDDPPHTAAILYELWLGATLLEKIHRNRKPLERAMVETRRMLNLPPAALDEVQS from the coding sequence ATGAATGCATCTTCAGGCGCGGAAGTCCGCCAGCACATCCTGAACATCGCGAAGCCGATCATGCTCCACAAGGGGTTTTCGGCGGTCGGTCTGAACGAGATTCTCGCTGCGGCGGGCATCCCGAAGGGCTCGTTCTACCATTACTTCGGCTCGAAAGAGGCATTCGGCGAAGCGCTGCTCGAAGCGTATTTCGAAGGCTATCTCGCGCATCTCGACAACCTGCTCAAGCATCAGGCCGGCACGGGCGCCGAACGCCTGATGACGTACTGGGGCAACTGGCTGCACACGCAATGCGCGGACGATCCCGAAGGCAAGTGCCTCGCGGTGAAGCTCGGCGCGGAAGTGTCGGACTTGTCGGAAGCGATGCGCGCGGTGCTGCGGCATGGCACGAGCCAGATCATCGAACGGCTCGCGGGCGGCATCGAGGCAGGGCTGGCCGACGGCTCGCTGCGTGCGGTCGACGATCCGCCGCACACGGCCGCGATCCTTTACGAGCTTTGGCTGGGCGCAACGCTGCTGGAAAAGATTCACCGCAATCGCAAACCGCTCGAAAGGGCGATGGTCGAAACGCGGCGCATGCTGAACCTGCCGCCGGCCGCGCTCGACGAAGTGCAGTCGTAA
- a CDS encoding phosphotransferase family protein, protein MRAARERHGVDVTILRLLETVRDRAPGGEVTYLAEIAEPVAAESWTGNIEPHSLRRSYARPGGPADDLGWAARVLAGHGLSPTAKPVQVRTWNLSSVWRIPIGAQSAWLKVVPPFLDHEGRVITALAGRRVPTLLGHDECGRILLAEIPGNDLFDAALPQLLGMVTLLVDIQASWIDRVDELHAMRLPDWRGAGLAADIADVVERTGEGLSRAECASLRHFVSGLQERFTGIDACGLPNTLVHGDCHPGNFRGTRSELTLLDWGDSGIGHPLLDQSAFLDAVPRDYAATIKDHWNREWLAKVPGCDPVRAAALLAPIATARRAVIYQRFIDNIEPSEQIYHRGDPADWLGQTAALVATQD, encoded by the coding sequence GTGCGGGCCGCGCGCGAACGCCATGGCGTCGACGTGACGATCCTGCGCCTGCTGGAAACCGTTCGCGACCGCGCGCCCGGCGGCGAAGTCACCTATCTGGCTGAGATTGCGGAACCGGTTGCGGCCGAATCCTGGACGGGGAATATCGAGCCCCATTCGCTGCGCCGAAGTTACGCGCGGCCGGGCGGCCCGGCGGACGATCTCGGCTGGGCGGCGCGCGTGCTCGCCGGTCATGGCCTGTCGCCTACCGCCAAACCCGTGCAGGTCCGAACCTGGAACCTTTCGAGCGTCTGGCGTATTCCGATCGGGGCGCAATCGGCCTGGCTGAAAGTGGTGCCGCCCTTCCTCGATCACGAAGGCCGCGTAATCACGGCGCTGGCCGGCCGGCGCGTGCCGACGCTGCTGGGGCACGACGAATGCGGACGCATCCTGCTCGCGGAGATCCCCGGCAATGACCTGTTCGACGCAGCGCTGCCGCAACTGCTCGGCATGGTGACGCTGCTGGTCGACATCCAGGCTTCGTGGATCGATCGCGTCGACGAATTGCACGCGATGCGATTACCCGACTGGCGCGGCGCGGGTCTGGCTGCCGATATCGCCGATGTCGTCGAACGGACCGGCGAAGGACTGTCGCGCGCCGAATGTGCATCGCTACGGCATTTCGTGAGCGGCCTTCAAGAGCGGTTCACCGGGATCGATGCATGCGGATTGCCGAATACGCTGGTTCATGGCGACTGCCATCCCGGCAATTTTCGCGGCACGCGATCGGAACTCACGCTGCTGGATTGGGGCGACAGCGGAATCGGCCACCCGCTGCTCGACCAGTCCGCGTTTCTCGACGCCGTTCCGCGCGACTACGCGGCGACGATCAAGGATCACTGGAATCGCGAATGGCTGGCGAAGGTGCCGGGCTGCGACCCGGTGCGTGCCGCCGCCTTGCTTGCACCGATCGCCACGGCCAGACGGGCCGTGATCTACCAGCGATTCATCGACAATATCGAACCGTCGGAGCAGATCTATCATCGCGGCGATCCGGCCGACTGGCTGGGCCAGACGGCGGCGCTGGTCGCGACGCAGGATTGA
- a CDS encoding DUF4430 domain-containing protein: MASSVANQFVDWGSEFHNPPWQANDSIAIAPGVTTVFDLLTADGVSPALSPQWQGSGASLFITALGGVEANQGGNGYWWVYFVNGQMPDVSCAVYTLQPGDSVAWDYKHYSSGLKQAVHPPLV; encoded by the coding sequence ATGGCCAGCTCGGTAGCGAATCAATTCGTCGATTGGGGTTCAGAATTTCACAATCCGCCGTGGCAAGCGAACGACAGCATCGCGATTGCCCCCGGCGTGACAACCGTATTCGATCTGCTGACGGCCGACGGCGTGTCGCCGGCTCTCAGCCCGCAATGGCAGGGTTCAGGCGCGAGCCTGTTCATTACGGCCTTGGGGGGAGTAGAGGCCAACCAGGGCGGCAACGGCTACTGGTGGGTGTATTTCGTCAACGGCCAGATGCCCGACGTCTCATGTGCGGTCTACACGCTGCAACCCGGCGATAGCGTGGCCTGGGACTACAAGCACTACTCGAGCGGCTTGAAGCAGGCGGTTCATCCGCCGCTGGTTTGA
- a CDS encoding c-type cytochrome has product MRNLTLNTLGASLLALSALLAGPVAHAAQTAPADSELVARGAYLAKAGDCVACHTAPRGTPFAGGLKMVTPMGAIYTTNITPDPDTGIGGYTEAELSSALRRGVAKDGHHLYPAMPYPSYAKLKDDDVKALYAYFMHGVEPVKQANRPSDIPWPLNMRWPLALWNAVFLDTTPYADKPAKDATWNRGAYLVQGLGHCGSCHTPRGVGFQEKALDEGGTAFLSGAPIDSWFASNLTGEHNTGLGRWNEADVAQFLKTGANRHATAFGSMVSVINHSTQALSDDDLAAMSRYLKSLPAAGGTGAPPYSYDPKATQVVLGRPAADPGAKVYNAYCLHCHGADGRGYAPLLAPLAGNPNVLETDASSLINVTLNGSDTLVIDGVPSAYPMPAFSNQLNDRQIADVLTFMRAGWNNGAPPVQAADVAKLRKATAAAR; this is encoded by the coding sequence ATGCGAAACCTGACCCTGAACACGCTCGGCGCATCGCTGCTCGCGCTGTCCGCACTGCTGGCCGGCCCGGTCGCGCACGCCGCGCAAACGGCACCGGCCGACAGCGAGCTCGTCGCGCGCGGCGCCTATCTCGCGAAAGCCGGCGACTGCGTCGCGTGCCACACGGCGCCGCGCGGCACGCCGTTCGCGGGCGGCCTGAAGATGGTCACGCCGATGGGCGCGATCTACACGACCAACATCACGCCCGATCCGGACACGGGCATCGGCGGCTACACGGAGGCCGAGTTATCGAGCGCGTTGCGCCGGGGCGTTGCGAAGGACGGCCACCACCTGTATCCGGCGATGCCGTATCCGTCGTACGCGAAGCTGAAGGACGACGATGTCAAGGCGCTGTATGCGTACTTCATGCACGGCGTCGAACCGGTGAAGCAGGCGAACCGGCCGTCCGACATCCCGTGGCCGCTCAACATGCGCTGGCCGCTCGCGCTGTGGAACGCGGTGTTCCTCGACACGACGCCGTATGCGGACAAGCCGGCCAAGGACGCGACGTGGAACCGCGGCGCGTATCTCGTGCAGGGGCTCGGGCATTGCGGGTCGTGCCACACGCCGCGCGGTGTCGGCTTCCAGGAGAAGGCGCTCGACGAAGGCGGCACGGCGTTCCTGTCGGGCGCGCCGATCGACAGCTGGTTCGCGTCGAACCTGACCGGCGAGCACAACACGGGGCTCGGCCGCTGGAACGAAGCCGACGTCGCGCAATTCCTGAAGACCGGCGCGAACCGGCACGCGACCGCGTTCGGCTCGATGGTGAGCGTGATCAACCACAGCACGCAGGCGCTGAGCGACGACGATCTGGCCGCGATGTCCCGCTATCTGAAATCGCTGCCGGCCGCGGGCGGCACGGGCGCGCCGCCGTACAGCTACGATCCGAAGGCGACGCAGGTGGTGCTGGGCCGGCCGGCAGCCGATCCGGGCGCGAAGGTGTATAACGCTTACTGCCTGCATTGCCACGGCGCGGACGGGCGCGGTTACGCGCCGCTGCTCGCGCCGCTCGCCGGCAATCCGAACGTGCTCGAAACCGATGCATCGTCGCTGATCAACGTGACGCTGAACGGCAGCGACACGCTCGTGATCGACGGCGTGCCCTCCGCGTATCCGATGCCGGCGTTCTCGAACCAGTTGAACGACCGGCAGATCGCCGACGTGCTGACGTTCATGCGCGCCGGCTGGAACAACGGCGCGCCGCCGGTGCAGGCGGCGGACGTCGCGAAACTCCGCAAGGCGACGGCGGCCGCGCGCTGA